The following coding sequences lie in one Egibacteraceae bacterium genomic window:
- a CDS encoding NarK family nitrate/nitrite MFS transporter: MRRTAAATSRLRALCSFSGRFRILHLTWFAFFLSFVVWFNFAPFASTIGRELGLDRDQLMTLALCNVALTVPARVLIGMALDRWGPRRVYAAILIYAFLPCTVFALATTFELMVAARLALSVVGAGFVVGIRMVAEWFPPREVGMAEGIYGGWGNFGSAAAAFTLPAVAAVLGGADGWRWSIGLTGLMALAYGLYYLRAVRDTPDGSAYLTPARQGALEVTSRAGVIGLVALQVPMAGVLALLAWRLRWIGLLSDPALWAVVAVLALALVVQVRGIWRVNRPALDGAYADDDTYPFRSVAVLSLAYAVTFGSELAVVSMLPTFFGETFGLGVVAAGATGSAFAFMNLGSRPAGGLCSDLLGSRRRTLLVLLVCLAAGYGMVATIGPGWPVALAVGAVMACSFFVQAGEGATYAIVPLVKRRVGGQISGLVGAYGNVGALAYLTLLLFTGPTVFFSVMAVSALLAAVACRWLPEPSDSFGAEHRSTGRGPARPRVHAVETPV; encoded by the coding sequence ATGCGCCGTACCGCCGCCGCCACCAGCAGGCTCAGAGCGCTGTGCTCGTTCTCGGGCCGCTTCCGCATCCTGCACCTGACCTGGTTCGCGTTCTTCCTGTCCTTCGTCGTGTGGTTCAACTTCGCGCCGTTTGCCTCCACGATCGGGCGTGAGCTGGGACTGGACCGCGACCAGCTCATGACGCTGGCGCTGTGCAACGTGGCGCTGACGGTGCCGGCCCGCGTCCTGATCGGCATGGCGCTGGACCGGTGGGGCCCGCGCCGCGTGTACGCGGCGATCCTGATCTACGCGTTCCTGCCCTGCACCGTCTTCGCCCTGGCCACCACCTTCGAGCTCATGGTGGCTGCACGGCTCGCCCTGTCCGTCGTCGGGGCCGGCTTCGTGGTCGGCATCCGCATGGTCGCCGAGTGGTTCCCGCCCCGGGAGGTGGGCATGGCCGAGGGCATCTACGGGGGATGGGGCAACTTCGGGTCGGCTGCTGCAGCCTTCACGCTGCCGGCGGTCGCCGCGGTCCTCGGGGGCGCCGACGGGTGGCGGTGGTCCATCGGGCTCACCGGCCTGATGGCGCTGGCGTACGGGCTGTACTATCTGCGGGCGGTGCGCGACACCCCCGACGGCAGCGCCTACCTCACGCCGGCGCGTCAGGGCGCCCTGGAGGTGACCAGTCGCGCCGGGGTCATCGGTCTCGTCGCCCTGCAGGTGCCGATGGCCGGCGTGCTGGCGCTGCTCGCCTGGCGCTTGCGGTGGATCGGCCTGCTGAGCGACCCGGCGCTGTGGGCGGTCGTGGCCGTGCTCGCGCTCGCGTTGGTCGTGCAGGTCCGCGGCATCTGGCGCGTCAACCGTCCCGCGCTTGACGGCGCCTACGCCGACGACGACACGTACCCGTTTCGATCGGTGGCGGTCCTGTCGTTGGCGTACGCGGTCACGTTCGGCTCGGAGCTCGCCGTCGTGTCGATGCTGCCGACGTTCTTCGGGGAGACGTTCGGGCTCGGGGTGGTGGCGGCCGGCGCGACCGGGAGCGCGTTCGCGTTCATGAACCTCGGCTCCCGCCCCGCCGGCGGGTTGTGCAGCGACCTGCTGGGCAGCCGCCGTCGCACCCTGCTCGTGCTGCTGGTGTGCCTCGCCGCGGGTTACGGGATGGTCGCCACCATCGGCCCCGGGTGGCCGGTGGCCCTGGCGGTCGGTGCCGTGATGGCCTGCTCGTTCTTCGTCCAGGCCGGCGAAGGGGCGACCTACGCCATCGTACCCCTGGTCAAGAGGCGGGTCGGTGGCCAGATCTCGGGGCTGGTCGGGGCGTACGGCAACGTGGGCGCCCTGGCCTACCTCACGCTGCTGCTCTTCACCGGGCCGACGGTCTTCTTCTCGGTGATGGCGGTGTCCGCCCTGCTCGCCGCGGTCGCCTGCCGCTGGCTGCCCGAACCCTCGGACAGCTTCGGCGCCGAGCACCGTTCCACCGGTCGCGGCCCCGCGCGACCAAGGGTTCACGCTGTGGAAACACCCGTGTAG
- a CDS encoding molybdopterin dinucleotide binding domain-containing protein codes for MHVLGRRRRGAQVAVVDPRGGKLVRTGDLHLALRPGSDAALAAGLLRELDVLGLVDAAFVAERTVGYDAARRAAEPWTLARTAMVTGVAGTSVTALARLLGQSRRALLLHARGAEQQVTGTDNVLAWINVALAAGHAGRRGSGIVTLTGQRNGQGAREHGQRADQLPGYRRIDDPADRGVVAERWGVDPATLPGRGLTYMEILAAAGRGEIAGALVISTNPAVSGPNSAGVRASLDALDHLVVVDPFLSETCRYASVVLPGSTFAEDEGTVTTTDGGVVRIDQAVAPPALRGDLDVLRGLAHRFGVRRQFDFHAGREVFAELCRVSEGGPADYAGLDWQALRDRGGIFWPAPHSRPAGTPRLHLDRFAHPDGRARFTPVVPVGPVVVPDAAYPLVLATGRHRDQYLSGNQTRRIADLNRRAPEPVVEVHPDAAVTAGLVEGSRARLVSRQGRAELAWAPNPALRPDTLFVPYHWPGINELTSDALDPVSGIAAVKHTPVALSPVGRATVAPTAEPHRPPRHAAR; via the coding sequence GTGCATGTCCTCGGCCGGCGCCGCCGCGGCGCGCAGGTCGCCGTCGTGGACCCGCGTGGGGGCAAGCTGGTGCGCACCGGCGACCTCCACCTGGCGCTGCGTCCCGGCTCGGACGCAGCGCTGGCTGCCGGGCTGCTGCGCGAGCTGGACGTGCTGGGCCTGGTCGACGCCGCGTTCGTGGCCGAGCGCACCGTCGGGTACGACGCGGCGCGCCGTGCGGCCGAGCCGTGGACCCTGGCACGCACCGCCATGGTGACCGGGGTGGCCGGTACCAGCGTCACCGCGCTGGCGCGCCTGCTCGGCCAGAGCCGCCGGGCGTTGCTGCTGCACGCCCGCGGAGCCGAGCAGCAGGTCACCGGAACCGACAACGTCCTGGCCTGGATCAACGTGGCCCTGGCCGCGGGCCACGCCGGCCGACGCGGGTCGGGGATCGTCACGCTGACCGGGCAGCGCAACGGTCAAGGTGCGCGCGAGCACGGGCAGCGCGCCGACCAGCTGCCGGGCTACCGACGCATCGACGACCCTGCCGACCGGGGGGTCGTGGCCGAGCGCTGGGGTGTGGACCCCGCAACGCTGCCCGGACGCGGCCTGACCTACATGGAGATCCTCGCCGCCGCGGGGCGGGGCGAGATCGCCGGCGCGCTGGTGATCTCCACCAATCCCGCCGTGTCCGGCCCGAACTCCGCTGGGGTGCGCGCGAGCCTGGACGCGCTCGACCACCTCGTGGTGGTCGACCCGTTCCTCTCCGAGACCTGCCGCTACGCCAGTGTCGTCCTGCCCGGCTCGACGTTCGCCGAGGACGAAGGCACCGTCACGACCACCGACGGCGGGGTCGTGCGCATCGACCAGGCGGTGGCGCCGCCGGCGCTGCGCGGTGACCTCGACGTGCTGCGCGGGCTCGCCCACCGCTTCGGCGTGCGCCGCCAGTTCGACTTCCACGCGGGCCGGGAGGTGTTCGCGGAGCTGTGCCGGGTCAGCGAGGGTGGCCCCGCCGACTACGCGGGGCTGGACTGGCAGGCGCTCCGGGACCGTGGGGGCATCTTCTGGCCGGCGCCGCACAGCCGACCCGCGGGCACCCCGCGGCTGCACCTCGACCGCTTCGCCCACCCCGATGGACGGGCGCGCTTCACGCCGGTGGTGCCCGTCGGCCCGGTCGTGGTCCCCGACGCCGCGTACCCGCTGGTGCTGGCGACCGGGCGCCACCGCGACCAGTACCTGTCGGGCAACCAGACCCGGCGCATCGCCGACCTGAACCGCCGGGCGCCCGAACCAGTCGTGGAGGTGCACCCCGACGCCGCGGTGACGGCTGGCCTGGTCGAGGGCTCGCGAGCCCGCCTGGTCTCACGCCAGGGTCGGGCGGAGCTCGCCTGGGCCCCGAACCCCGCACTCCGGCCCGACACCCTGTTCGTGCCCTACCACTGGCCGGGGATCAACGAGCTGACCAGTGACGCGCTGGACCCCGTCAGCGGCATCGCGGCGGTCAAGCACACCCCGGTCGCACTGTCCCCGGTCGGTCGCGCCACGGTGGCGCCCACGGCCGAGCCACACCGCCCACCCCGTCACGCGGCGCGCTGA
- a CDS encoding BldC family transcriptional regulator: MNDNDDELLTPAEVAKMFGVDPKTVTRWAKAGKLPAIRTLGGHRRYRASDVRRLLRGDQLGDPES; encoded by the coding sequence ATGAACGACAACGATGATGAGCTGCTCACGCCTGCGGAGGTCGCGAAGATGTTCGGCGTGGACCCGAAGACGGTCACCCGGTGGGCGAAGGCGGGCAAGCTACCGGCGATCCGCACGCTCGGCGGTCACCGCCGCTACCGCGCCTCGGACGTTCGCCGACTGCTGCGCGGTGACCAGCTCGGCGATCCCGAATCCTGA
- a CDS encoding winged helix DNA-binding domain-containing protein, whose amino-acid sequence MRARRHVTRDERRARLVARHHLARTATDVATAVRDLVAVHSSDPATPYLALWARVPAFTVADLDRALYEARSLWRLHAMRRTLFVVPTDRAPVFQAACGREIARGERRRLEAWVAQARGGDDTQPWLRAVEEATAAVLADGVARDTRELTAAVEELSLRVRVGSGRWASEVSLASRLLPLLAIDGDVVRARPAGTWRSSQYQWSDAGSWFDARLPDDPTVGSDSADAAAILSRWWLGAHGPATLTDLKWWTGWTVRATRAALAAIGAVEVDLDHQSSGWVLPDDVDAPTPASAGVALLPGLDPTVMGWKERDWYLGDHAGPLFDRNGNAGPTVWVEGRVVGGWGQRPDGEVVTRLLEDVGSDAADRVAAEAAALTAWCDGTVAFPRFPSPLGTELSRPA is encoded by the coding sequence ATGCGCGCCCGCCGGCACGTCACCAGGGACGAGCGCCGGGCGCGGCTCGTCGCCCGCCACCACCTCGCCAGGACCGCCACCGACGTCGCCACGGCCGTGCGCGACCTGGTGGCGGTGCACTCCAGCGACCCGGCGACCCCCTACCTCGCGCTGTGGGCACGCGTGCCGGCGTTCACGGTCGCCGACCTCGACCGTGCGCTCTACGAGGCGCGCTCACTGTGGCGCCTGCACGCCATGCGCCGCACGCTATTCGTCGTGCCCACCGACCGCGCCCCGGTGTTCCAGGCGGCGTGCGGCCGGGAGATCGCGCGCGGGGAGCGACGCAGGCTCGAAGCCTGGGTCGCTCAGGCGCGTGGTGGGGACGACACGCAGCCCTGGCTGCGCGCGGTCGAGGAGGCCACTGCGGCGGTGCTGGCCGACGGCGTCGCCCGTGACACCCGGGAGCTCACGGCCGCGGTCGAGGAGCTGTCGCTGCGCGTCCGTGTGGGATCGGGGCGGTGGGCGAGCGAGGTCTCTCTGGCGTCGCGCCTGCTGCCACTGCTGGCCATCGACGGTGACGTCGTGCGGGCACGCCCGGCCGGGACGTGGCGGTCCAGCCAGTACCAGTGGTCGGATGCCGGGTCATGGTTCGACGCCCGGCTGCCCGACGATCCCACCGTCGGGTCAGATTCTGCGGATGCCGCCGCGATCCTCAGCCGCTGGTGGCTGGGCGCCCACGGGCCGGCGACCCTGACCGACCTGAAGTGGTGGACGGGTTGGACCGTGCGCGCCACCCGGGCTGCCCTGGCGGCCATCGGCGCGGTCGAAGTCGACCTCGACCACCAGTCATCCGGCTGGGTGCTGCCCGACGACGTCGACGCCCCCACGCCTGCCAGTGCCGGCGTCGCGCTGCTGCCGGGGCTCGATCCCACGGTCATGGGGTGGAAGGAGCGCGACTGGTACCTCGGCGACCACGCCGGCCCGCTGTTCGACCGCAACGGCAACGCCGGCCCGACGGTCTGGGTGGAGGGTCGCGTCGTCGGCGGCTGGGGGCAGCGACCCGACGGCGAGGTCGTGACCCGCCTGCTCGAGGACGTCGGCTCGGACGCTGCCGACCGTGTGGCCGCAGAGGCCGCCGCCCTCACCGCGTGGTGCGACGGCACGGTCGCCTTCCCCCGCTTTCCCAGCCCTCTTGGGACCGAGCTGAGCCGGCCTGCGTAG